From a single Sulfolobus sp. E5-1-F genomic region:
- a CDS encoding MIP/aquaporin family protein, with the protein MSLVIIKDSLWRYFAEFIGTFILILFGDGAVVASLLTNTPSYGFIMVSWGFGVVLAIYAVGPISCAHINPNVTLAMAVTKRMKWVDVIPYILFQILGAAAAAGVLLAFWGNIIVKMDPPPYLDAQVAAAFFTQYTNPFFWGQYWPKSLLLPNTPNAGILSYQINTVFPLWIGALGEALMTFLLLLIVLAVTDSDSPYFNQSLAPWAIGIGYVMPFLLFEAQLTGGMINEARSWGPMLALWLFGYKTGAFNFRGEYFFVYGIPDFIGGILGALFWDYALKPYLRFLKKNSGENNKK; encoded by the coding sequence ATGTCATTAGTCATCATAAAGGATTCTCTATGGAGATATTTCGCTGAGTTTATCGGTACTTTTATTCTTATATTATTCGGAGACGGTGCAGTAGTAGCCTCGTTATTAACTAACACTCCAAGTTATGGATTCATAATGGTCTCATGGGGTTTTGGAGTAGTTTTAGCAATCTACGCTGTTGGTCCAATAAGTTGTGCACATATAAATCCAAATGTGACACTAGCTATGGCTGTAACGAAAAGGATGAAATGGGTTGATGTAATACCGTACATTTTATTCCAAATTTTAGGCGCTGCAGCCGCTGCCGGAGTATTGCTAGCATTTTGGGGAAACATCATTGTGAAAATGGATCCTCCACCGTATTTAGACGCTCAAGTAGCAGCTGCGTTCTTTACACAATACACCAATCCATTCTTCTGGGGTCAGTACTGGCCAAAGTCGTTACTTTTACCCAATACTCCCAATGCCGGTATATTATCCTATCAGATAAATACTGTATTCCCCTTATGGATAGGTGCTTTAGGAGAAGCTTTAATGACATTTCTCTTATTACTAATAGTGCTTGCAGTAACAGATTCGGACTCACCTTATTTTAATCAGTCGTTAGCACCGTGGGCAATAGGAATAGGTTATGTTATGCCATTTCTGCTATTTGAAGCGCAATTAACTGGAGGAATGATAAATGAAGCGAGAAGCTGGGGACCTATGTTAGCGCTTTGGCTTTTTGGATATAAGACTGGTGCGTTCAACTTTAGAGGAGAATATTTCTTCGTTTACGGGATTCCAGATTTTATAGGAGGTATTTTAGGAGCACTTTTCTGGGATTATGCACTAAAACCTTATTTAAGGTTCTTGAAAAAGAATAGTGGAGAAAATAATAAAAAATAA
- a CDS encoding long-chain fatty acid--CoA ligase — protein MNQSIPLDRPWFKYWPPKLPKTLDYPEVPLFNIVEVSSQRYPNKTAIIYYGNRITYKELWESIVRFSSFLFNELKVRKGDRIAIFMPNSVQWIIAYFGILRANAILVPINPLLAEDELNYILNDSGSVGVVTLSSYLSKVMKAKENTQVKWVIAGRFKDYLPEQPEIKVHPLMQKEPELSNDVIPWKETLRNSYTPPPVEVNAEDIAVLPYTSGTTGFPKGCIHTHSTIWPTVLGSVIWNMLTPSAVVLSSLPIFHVTGFVHSLNAPLYIGSTMVLQSIWDREAALDAIEKYKVTHWTNISTMVVDLLATPGIEKRNLSSLMLIGGGGAPMPEAVAKRLKELTGLEYVEGYGLTETMSQTHVNPPHRPKLQCLGIPHFGVDALVIDPSTGEVLPPNKEGEIVVRCPSLFKGYWKKEDETRKSFITVNGQEYFRTGDLGYMDEEGYFFIVDRIKRMINRAGYKVWPTKVENKLYQHPAVLEACVVATPDPRTNEEVKAYIVLKPEYRGKITPDEIREWCKQHMSAYEYPRIIEFVDSLPKSGSGKILWRVLQEKEKGIMNK, from the coding sequence ATGAATCAAAGTATACCACTTGATAGACCTTGGTTTAAATATTGGCCACCTAAATTACCTAAGACCTTAGATTACCCAGAGGTTCCCTTATTCAATATTGTAGAAGTCTCCTCGCAGAGATATCCCAATAAGACTGCTATAATATATTACGGTAATAGAATAACGTATAAGGAGTTATGGGAAAGCATAGTTAGATTTTCATCATTTCTATTTAATGAACTTAAAGTTAGAAAAGGGGATAGAATAGCAATATTTATGCCTAACTCAGTACAATGGATCATAGCTTATTTCGGAATCCTTAGGGCTAATGCAATATTGGTTCCAATAAATCCATTATTAGCGGAAGACGAGCTCAACTACATACTTAACGACTCTGGTTCGGTTGGAGTAGTCACTTTATCCTCATATCTTAGTAAGGTAATGAAAGCTAAAGAGAATACTCAAGTTAAATGGGTTATAGCGGGTAGATTTAAGGACTATCTTCCAGAGCAACCAGAAATAAAAGTCCATCCATTAATGCAGAAGGAGCCAGAGTTAAGTAATGACGTAATCCCTTGGAAGGAAACTTTAAGAAACAGTTATACTCCACCACCAGTTGAGGTAAATGCAGAAGATATTGCAGTGCTTCCATACACTTCTGGTACAACTGGATTTCCAAAGGGCTGTATTCATACACATTCAACCATATGGCCTACAGTTTTGGGTTCAGTTATCTGGAATATGCTAACGCCTTCTGCAGTAGTTCTATCATCATTACCCATATTTCATGTAACTGGCTTCGTTCATAGTTTGAATGCTCCATTATATATCGGGAGTACAATGGTTTTACAGTCCATTTGGGATAGAGAAGCAGCGTTAGACGCAATAGAGAAGTATAAAGTTACCCATTGGACTAACATATCCACTATGGTTGTAGATTTGTTAGCAACGCCTGGTATAGAAAAGAGGAACTTGAGTTCCCTAATGTTAATAGGAGGTGGAGGTGCTCCAATGCCAGAGGCTGTCGCCAAGAGGCTTAAGGAGTTAACTGGTTTAGAATATGTAGAGGGTTATGGATTAACTGAAACTATGTCCCAAACTCACGTTAATCCTCCACACAGACCTAAGTTACAGTGTTTAGGGATTCCGCATTTCGGAGTTGATGCTTTAGTAATAGATCCATCAACTGGCGAAGTGCTTCCACCTAATAAAGAAGGGGAAATAGTAGTTAGGTGCCCTAGTTTATTTAAGGGTTATTGGAAAAAGGAGGATGAAACTAGAAAGTCGTTTATAACTGTTAATGGTCAAGAGTATTTCAGAACCGGGGACCTTGGATACATGGATGAAGAAGGGTATTTCTTTATCGTGGATAGGATAAAGAGAATGATAAATAGGGCAGGATATAAAGTATGGCCAACTAAGGTAGAAAACAAATTATATCAACATCCAGCAGTTTTAGAAGCGTGTGTAGTCGCGACACCAGATCCAAGAACCAATGAGGAAGTTAAGGCATATATAGTATTAAAACCAGAATATAGAGGAAAAATAACACCTGATGAAATAAGGGAATGGTGCAAACAACATATGAGTGCTTATGAATATCCCAGGATTATAGAGTTCGTTGATTCATTACCAAAAAGTGGATCTGGAAAAATATTGTGGAGAGTGCTTCAAGAAAAAGAAAAAGGAATTATGAATAAATAG
- a CDS encoding phosphotriesterase family protein, whose protein sequence is MRIPLVGKEPIEAKDMGFTLIHEHLRVFSEAVRMQWPHLYNEEEEFRNAVNEVKRAMGFGVRTIVDPTVMGLGRDIRFMEKVVKATGINLVAGTGIYIYVDLPFYFLNRSINEIADLFIHDIKEGIQGTSNKAGFIKIAADEPGITKDVEKVIRAAAIAHKETKVPIITHSNAHNNTGLEQQRILTEEGVDPHKILIGHLGDTDNINYIKRIADKGSFVGLDRYGLDLFLPVDKRNEITLRLIKDGYSDRIMISHDYCCTIDWGTAKPELKPKLAPRWSMTLIFEDTIPFLKKNGVNEEVINIIFKENPKKFFS, encoded by the coding sequence ATGAGAATACCTTTAGTTGGAAAGGAACCAATAGAAGCTAAGGATATGGGATTTACGCTCATACACGAACATTTGAGAGTCTTTAGCGAAGCAGTTAGAATGCAATGGCCCCATTTATACAATGAAGAAGAAGAGTTCAGAAATGCGGTAAACGAAGTTAAGAGAGCTATGGGATTTGGAGTGAGGACTATAGTAGATCCTACAGTAATGGGATTAGGTAGGGATATAAGATTTATGGAGAAGGTAGTAAAGGCCACTGGGATAAATTTAGTAGCAGGGACTGGGATTTACATATATGTTGATTTACCTTTCTATTTCTTAAATAGATCAATTAATGAGATAGCTGACTTATTCATTCATGATATAAAAGAGGGAATACAAGGTACTTCTAATAAGGCAGGCTTCATAAAGATAGCTGCAGATGAGCCAGGGATTACTAAAGATGTGGAGAAGGTAATAAGAGCAGCTGCTATAGCCCATAAGGAGACTAAAGTTCCCATAATTACGCACTCTAACGCTCACAACAACACTGGATTAGAGCAACAAAGAATACTGACTGAAGAAGGTGTTGATCCACATAAGATATTAATAGGGCATTTAGGCGATACTGATAATATAAATTATATAAAGAGGATAGCAGATAAGGGATCCTTTGTTGGATTAGATAGATATGGTTTAGATTTATTCTTACCAGTTGATAAGAGAAATGAAATTACCTTAAGACTAATTAAAGATGGTTATTCGGATAGAATAATGATCTCACACGATTATTGTTGCACAATTGATTGGGGGACTGCTAAACCAGAGCTTAAACCTAAACTTGCTCCAAGATGGAGTATGACTCTGATATTTGAGGATACTATACCGTTCTTAAAGAAAAATGGAGTTAATGAAGAGGTCATAAATATAATATTTAAGGAGAATCCCAAAAAGTTCTTCAGCTAA
- a CDS encoding alpha/beta hydrolase, translating to MPLDPQVKDLLTKMNSLLPTTPLTPQEFRKVRNDLFIKMFNNEKVELYNIRDMIVPVRNGDIKIRVYFPSQRENLPAVVYYHGGGFVYGNLDTHDSICRLISKLSNTIVVSVDYRLAPEHKFPTQVYDAYDVVKWIAHNGGKLSIDTSRIAVAGDSAGGNLSAVVSILDRDNKENIVKYQIMIYPVVNMLDSSPSMYNYGDGYFLTYERILWYNKQYVKDDSDYYNPLASPILAELQNLPPALVITAEYDPLRDQGEMYAHKLKANGVKAISLRYNGMIHGFVSFYEYLDTGREAIHHIASSIRKMFNNFY from the coding sequence ATGCCACTAGATCCACAGGTTAAAGACCTCTTAACTAAAATGAACTCACTATTACCTACAACTCCTTTAACACCCCAAGAGTTCAGAAAAGTCAGAAATGATCTCTTTATAAAGATGTTCAATAACGAAAAAGTTGAGCTATATAATATTCGTGACATGATTGTCCCGGTTAGGAATGGGGATATAAAAATAAGAGTGTATTTTCCAAGCCAAAGGGAAAACCTCCCCGCTGTAGTGTATTATCATGGAGGAGGTTTCGTTTACGGAAATTTAGATACTCATGATAGTATATGTAGGCTAATTTCAAAGTTATCAAATACCATAGTAGTCTCGGTTGATTATAGATTAGCTCCAGAACACAAATTCCCCACACAAGTTTATGATGCATACGACGTAGTTAAGTGGATAGCTCATAATGGAGGAAAGTTATCAATAGATACGTCAAGAATTGCAGTCGCGGGAGATAGTGCAGGCGGAAATTTATCCGCAGTAGTTAGTATTCTCGATAGAGATAATAAAGAAAACATTGTGAAATATCAAATAATGATATATCCCGTAGTTAACATGTTAGACTCGTCTCCCTCAATGTATAATTATGGTGATGGTTATTTCCTAACCTATGAGAGAATTTTATGGTACAATAAGCAATATGTTAAAGACGATAGCGATTATTATAATCCTTTAGCTTCGCCAATATTGGCTGAACTACAAAACCTCCCTCCTGCGTTAGTAATTACAGCCGAATATGATCCCTTGAGAGATCAAGGTGAAATGTATGCTCATAAACTAAAAGCAAACGGAGTAAAGGCGATAAGCCTAAGATATAACGGCATGATACACGGTTTCGTGAGCTTCTATGAGTATTTAGATACCGGAAGAGAAGCAATACATCATATTGCATCATCGATTAGAAAAATGTTTAACAATTTTTACTGA
- a CDS encoding SRPBCC domain-containing protein — MDFKGIFDVKKKTNVVKEFLINPKQFAECLPGLQSYEIANNTFKASFKLDVSQMKIPHMSTLTALINANILEKENNIKISGNGRSAGVGIKFNITMALEEVGEITRVNWLAKVDLGMLSKLLGEENIRRIAEPNITHIINCISSKLS; from the coding sequence ATGGATTTTAAGGGAATTTTTGACGTAAAGAAAAAGACAAACGTGGTTAAGGAATTTTTAATTAATCCTAAACAGTTCGCTGAGTGCCTTCCTGGCTTGCAGAGCTATGAGATAGCAAATAATACATTTAAAGCTAGTTTCAAGCTAGATGTGTCGCAAATGAAAATACCCCATATGAGCACATTAACTGCCTTAATAAACGCTAATATCCTCGAAAAAGAGAATAACATAAAGATAAGTGGTAATGGTAGATCTGCTGGAGTTGGAATAAAGTTTAATATTACCATGGCATTAGAGGAAGTTGGGGAGATTACTAGAGTGAATTGGCTAGCTAAGGTAGATCTTGGAATGTTATCTAAACTTTTAGGAGAGGAAAACATTAGAAGAATTGCTGAGCCCAATATAACTCATATTATAAACTGTATCTCCTCAAAATTATCATAA
- the glpK gene encoding glycerol kinase GlpK — MANNFILAIDEGTTSARAIIYNQDLEIVGIGQREFPQYYPQPGYVEHNPDEIWYAQMLAIKEAMEKAKIQAKQIIGIGVTNQRETTILWDVKSGKPIYNAIVWQDRRTSNITDWLKANYFRMIKDKTGLVPDPYFSGSKIKWILDNIPNAREKAERGEIKFGTIDTYLIWKLTNGKVHITDYSNASRTMLFNINNLEWDSEILELLKIPENILPEVRPSSEIYGYSEVLGSSIPISGDAGDQQAALFGQVAYEVGEVKSTYGTGSFILMNIGSNPIFSENLLTTIAWGLEDKKVTYALEGSIFITGAAVQWFRDGLRAIDVSDEIEPLAASVPDTDGVYFVPAFVGLGAPYWDPYARGLIIGITRGTTKAHIARAILESIAYQTRDVIETMEKDSASKIKVLKVDGGAAKDNLLMQFQADILGIKVIRPKIMETTSMGVAMLAGLAVNYWNSLDELKQKWKIGNEFTPAMGEKERERRYRAWKEAVKRSMGWEKSLGSE; from the coding sequence ATGGCCAATAACTTTATCTTAGCAATAGATGAGGGAACAACAAGTGCTAGAGCAATAATTTATAATCAAGATTTAGAAATAGTAGGAATAGGCCAACGCGAGTTCCCTCAATATTATCCACAGCCGGGGTATGTAGAGCATAATCCAGATGAGATATGGTATGCACAGATGTTAGCTATTAAAGAGGCAATGGAAAAGGCAAAGATTCAAGCTAAACAGATTATTGGAATTGGAGTAACTAATCAAAGGGAAACAACTATATTGTGGGATGTAAAAAGTGGAAAACCAATTTACAATGCAATAGTTTGGCAAGATAGAAGAACATCTAATATAACAGATTGGCTAAAGGCAAATTACTTTAGGATGATAAAGGACAAAACTGGACTAGTCCCTGATCCTTATTTTAGCGGATCTAAAATAAAGTGGATATTAGATAATATCCCTAATGCAAGGGAGAAGGCTGAAAGAGGAGAGATAAAGTTTGGAACTATTGATACATATCTAATATGGAAATTAACTAATGGTAAGGTTCACATAACTGATTACTCAAACGCCTCTAGAACTATGTTATTTAATATAAATAATCTTGAATGGGATAGTGAAATATTAGAACTATTGAAAATTCCGGAGAACATATTACCTGAGGTAAGGCCCTCGAGTGAGATCTATGGTTATAGTGAAGTTTTGGGATCCTCAATTCCAATATCTGGAGATGCTGGGGATCAACAAGCTGCACTATTTGGGCAAGTAGCCTACGAAGTGGGTGAAGTAAAGTCAACGTATGGGACTGGAAGTTTTATCTTAATGAATATAGGTAGTAATCCAATTTTTTCAGAAAATTTATTAACTACTATAGCCTGGGGTCTGGAGGATAAAAAGGTTACATATGCTTTAGAAGGGAGTATATTCATAACTGGCGCAGCAGTACAATGGTTTAGAGATGGGTTAAGGGCAATAGACGTATCGGATGAAATTGAACCACTAGCTGCAAGTGTTCCAGATACTGATGGTGTTTATTTCGTACCTGCATTTGTTGGTCTAGGAGCTCCATATTGGGATCCTTATGCAAGGGGATTGATAATAGGCATTACAAGAGGTACTACGAAGGCTCATATAGCTAGGGCAATACTAGAATCAATTGCATACCAAACTAGAGATGTTATAGAAACAATGGAGAAGGATTCCGCAAGTAAAATAAAAGTACTAAAAGTAGATGGTGGAGCAGCTAAGGACAATTTACTAATGCAATTTCAAGCAGATATTTTAGGGATAAAGGTGATAAGGCCAAAAATAATGGAGACTACTTCTATGGGTGTTGCTATGTTAGCTGGCTTAGCGGTGAATTATTGGAATTCCCTTGATGAATTGAAACAAAAATGGAAGATTGGTAATGAGTTCACTCCAGCTATGGGTGAAAAGGAAAGGGAAAGACGCTACAGGGCGTGGAAGGAAGCTGTGAAGAGATCTATGGGATGGGAAAAATCATTAGGTAGTGAGTAA
- a CDS encoding alpha/beta hydrolase: MYEEWKIVKKDSPILGNDELVESMWRIKREGSPYDVISLHKVNFVGGGNDAIFILPGTWSSGEQLVSISWHGVYYTIPDYRKSIVLYLARNGFNVYTIDYRTHYVPPFLRDRQLSFMYNWGWSTWINDIKETVSFIKRNSQQEKIFLAGESFGGGAALNYSSIYWKDDIKGLILLDGGPVKHGIRPRFYNPEVSSVEEMEAKGIYAIPSRGGPNNPIWAYALANPDMPSPEPKYKTISDFLMDSLYVTGSANPYDYPYSKKEDMFPILASFDPYWPYRLSLERGLKFDYKGILVPTIAFVSERFGLQIFDSERLPPNSEVILLKGYGHLDVYTGENSEKDVNTLVLKWLSQQR, encoded by the coding sequence ATGTATGAAGAATGGAAAATTGTAAAAAAGGACTCCCCAATCTTAGGTAACGATGAGCTTGTAGAGAGCATGTGGAGGATAAAGAGGGAGGGTTCGCCATACGATGTTATATCCCTTCATAAGGTAAATTTTGTAGGAGGTGGTAATGATGCTATCTTTATACTGCCTGGTACATGGTCTAGTGGAGAACAATTAGTATCAATAAGTTGGCATGGCGTATATTATACAATACCAGATTATAGAAAATCTATAGTACTTTACCTAGCTAGAAACGGATTTAATGTTTATACAATTGACTATAGAACTCACTATGTTCCCCCATTTCTAAGAGATAGGCAGCTCTCCTTTATGTACAATTGGGGATGGAGTACGTGGATAAACGATATCAAAGAAACAGTTAGTTTTATTAAAAGAAATTCGCAGCAAGAGAAAATATTTTTAGCAGGAGAGAGTTTTGGAGGCGGAGCGGCCCTTAATTACTCCTCTATATATTGGAAGGATGACATTAAAGGGCTAATCCTATTAGATGGAGGTCCCGTTAAGCATGGAATAAGACCAAGATTTTATAATCCTGAAGTAAGTAGTGTTGAGGAAATGGAAGCTAAAGGCATCTACGCTATACCTAGTAGAGGCGGGCCAAATAACCCTATATGGGCTTACGCTTTAGCAAATCCAGATATGCCAAGTCCAGAACCTAAATATAAGACTATAAGTGATTTCTTAATGGATAGTTTATATGTAACTGGCTCAGCGAATCCTTACGATTACCCTTACTCTAAAAAGGAGGACATGTTTCCAATATTAGCCTCTTTCGATCCTTACTGGCCATATAGGTTAAGTCTGGAAAGGGGATTAAAATTCGATTATAAGGGGATACTCGTACCTACTATAGCATTCGTTAGTGAAAGGTTTGGCCTTCAGATCTTTGATAGTGAGAGATTACCTCCGAATAGTGAAGTCATCTTACTGAAAGGATATGGCCATTTGGATGTCTATACTGGGGAAAATAGTGAAAAAGACGTTAACACCTTAGTGTTGAAGTGGTTGTCACAACAACGTTAA
- a CDS encoding MBL fold metallo-hydrolase encodes MEVQYKFERISDNVYAFIQPNGDWFLSNAGVIIGKNYAVVVDSLTNEKMAKHFISEIRKVTDKPIKYLINTHEHEDHLWTNHLFPNAITICHKNCREKVVEGMKRGTNPYEKLFSTINFSGYKYTPQEVVINDEMRIFISDDEEVRIVYVGYAHTTSDIYVYIPNKKVVFTGDLLFSPPCTPFALMGYIQGYINALENLASLDAEVYVPGHGEVSYNRKALYESRDYLIFVRDEARKLMKVTDDPIKAAYEINLGKYEEWISKERIVGNLARAYSELKGDPPASKLKNSEEILIEMIKYREKRGG; translated from the coding sequence ATGGAAGTTCAATATAAGTTCGAAAGGATAAGTGATAACGTATACGCTTTCATTCAGCCTAATGGCGATTGGTTCTTAAGCAATGCGGGGGTAATAATAGGTAAAAATTACGCCGTAGTAGTGGATTCATTAACAAATGAGAAAATGGCAAAACACTTCATTTCTGAAATAAGGAAAGTAACGGATAAGCCAATAAAGTACTTGATAAATACTCACGAACATGAGGACCACTTGTGGACTAATCACTTATTCCCTAACGCAATAACTATTTGCCATAAAAATTGCAGGGAGAAAGTAGTAGAGGGAATGAAAAGAGGGACTAATCCCTATGAAAAGCTATTTAGTACAATAAATTTTTCAGGATATAAATACACTCCTCAAGAAGTAGTAATTAATGACGAGATGAGGATATTTATTAGTGATGATGAAGAAGTTAGAATAGTATACGTCGGCTACGCCCATACTACTAGTGATATCTACGTGTATATTCCCAACAAAAAGGTTGTATTTACTGGTGACCTTCTCTTTTCTCCACCTTGTACTCCATTTGCTTTAATGGGTTATATCCAAGGATATATAAATGCGTTAGAGAACTTAGCTAGTCTCGACGCAGAGGTTTATGTACCGGGTCACGGTGAGGTGAGTTATAATAGAAAGGCTTTATACGAATCAAGGGATTACTTAATTTTTGTGAGAGATGAGGCAAGAAAATTGATGAAGGTTACTGATGATCCTATTAAGGCCGCTTATGAGATAAATTTGGGCAAATATGAGGAGTGGATAAGTAAGGAGAGAATAGTTGGAAATTTAGCTAGGGCATATAGTGAGTTGAAAGGGGATCCTCCAGCCTCAAAATTAAAAAATAGTGAAGAAATACTGATAGAAATGATTAAATATAGAGAAAAGAGAGGGGGATGA
- a CDS encoding FAD-dependent oxidoreductase — protein sequence MEIRATVTVIGGGISGLFTALDLALRGIDVALVERGDIGSGTSGKFHGLLHSGARYAVTDPESAKECIQENKIISKIAPHTVKDTGGVFLGITDNDLEFSETFIKALKNVGIEEKVIDVKEVLQREPYINRDTKLAIWVPDKVVYGYDLMASVAVTASLHGAKILTYNEVVELIRENDSLKGVKVFDKINNTTNVIKSDFIVNTAGPWSFKIIKMAGLEEMPIMPTAGIMVVFEQRVNNMVINRLRPPSDGDIIVPYGDSSILGTTATIIEDIDSFAISDEDINMLVSEGAYLIPKLKNMRVVRAYASIRPLIKSEVSAREATRDFRIIDHEKENGLRGLVSVIGGKFTTGRLIGEKVADLVSSKLGIKSVSKTATTKLISPLDINLLDYAERIGIPKVVVKSILDRKGSLDEERYLSSLYILLSLISKGRI from the coding sequence ATGGAAATTAGAGCTACAGTTACAGTGATTGGGGGAGGGATAAGCGGTTTGTTTACTGCATTAGATTTAGCGTTAAGGGGAATAGATGTAGCATTGGTAGAAAGAGGTGATATAGGGTCTGGAACTTCTGGAAAATTTCACGGGCTTCTTCATAGTGGAGCTAGATATGCAGTAACTGATCCCGAGTCCGCTAAGGAGTGTATCCAAGAGAATAAAATAATATCAAAAATAGCTCCTCACACAGTAAAAGATACGGGTGGAGTATTTCTTGGCATTACTGACAATGACTTGGAATTCTCTGAAACTTTCATAAAAGCGTTAAAAAATGTTGGGATCGAGGAAAAGGTCATAGATGTTAAAGAAGTATTGCAAAGAGAACCTTATATTAACAGAGATACAAAACTTGCAATTTGGGTTCCGGACAAAGTAGTTTATGGTTATGATCTAATGGCTAGCGTTGCAGTTACTGCATCGTTACACGGGGCGAAGATTCTAACATATAATGAGGTTGTCGAACTAATAAGGGAAAACGATAGCCTTAAGGGAGTTAAGGTTTTCGACAAAATAAACAACACTACTAATGTGATAAAATCCGACTTTATAGTTAATACTGCAGGCCCTTGGTCATTCAAAATCATAAAGATGGCTGGTTTAGAGGAAATGCCAATAATGCCAACTGCGGGAATTATGGTCGTATTTGAACAGAGAGTTAATAATATGGTTATTAATAGATTAAGACCACCCTCTGATGGAGATATAATTGTACCATATGGTGACTCGTCCATTCTAGGAACTACAGCTACAATTATCGAAGATATAGATAGCTTCGCTATATCAGATGAAGATATTAACATGTTAGTAAGTGAGGGAGCTTACCTAATACCGAAGCTGAAGAATATGAGGGTAGTTAGAGCTTATGCCTCCATAAGACCCTTAATTAAAAGTGAAGTATCTGCAAGAGAGGCTACTAGAGATTTCAGAATAATCGACCATGAAAAAGAAAATGGGTTAAGAGGATTAGTATCCGTAATTGGGGGTAAGTTTACAACTGGAAGACTAATTGGAGAGAAAGTAGCTGATTTAGTTTCTTCTAAACTAGGCATAAAGAGCGTGAGTAAAACTGCGACAACTAAGCTAATAAGTCCTCTTGATATTAACCTATTAGATTACGCTGAAAGGATTGGGATACCTAAAGTAGTAGTGAAGAGTATTTTAGATAGGAAAGGATCGTTAGATGAGGAAAGGTATTTGAGTTCACTATATATCCTTTTATCACTAATTTCTAAAGGGAGGATATAG
- a CDS encoding fumarylacetoacetate hydrolase family protein, whose protein sequence is MKLLSFIKDNRVRSGVLVNDEYIADLNTSCYLMLIEKGEDEQFVERYCNAIVPPDMLGVLQAGDLGLEFIKKILEWSKKRNDVLYNIKQVKLKAPLLRANMLRDFLAFKGHVEATYKRRGQSIPEEWFKIPIYYKGDPAIFYGHLEEVPWPKYSNHVDIELEIAAIIYKKGKDIDRRNAREYILGFTIFNDFSARDIQMAEMKGLLGPAKGKDFANGLGPWIVTKDELPDIKGLRVYAKVNDEVWCDTRAEDMQWSFEDMIAYVSQDEYIRSGDVFGSGTVSGCTGLDIGKSLKPNSSIELYVEKIGILKNIIVKNQ, encoded by the coding sequence ATGAAACTACTAAGTTTTATTAAGGATAATAGGGTGAGAAGTGGTGTCTTAGTTAACGATGAATATATAGCAGATCTGAATACCTCTTGTTACCTAATGCTGATTGAAAAAGGGGAAGACGAGCAGTTTGTTGAGAGATATTGTAATGCAATAGTCCCCCCAGATATGTTAGGAGTACTTCAAGCTGGGGATCTGGGATTAGAATTTATTAAGAAAATTTTGGAATGGTCAAAGAAAAGAAATGACGTTCTTTACAATATTAAGCAAGTTAAGCTAAAGGCACCCCTATTAAGGGCTAATATGTTAAGGGATTTCCTAGCATTTAAAGGTCACGTTGAGGCTACTTATAAGAGAAGAGGACAGTCGATACCAGAAGAGTGGTTTAAGATACCTATTTATTATAAAGGGGATCCAGCAATATTTTATGGGCATTTAGAAGAAGTACCTTGGCCAAAGTACTCTAATCACGTTGACATAGAGCTAGAAATAGCTGCTATAATATATAAGAAAGGAAAGGATATTGATAGGAGGAATGCTAGAGAGTATATACTAGGTTTTACTATTTTCAATGATTTTAGCGCAAGGGATATTCAAATGGCTGAGATGAAAGGTTTACTAGGTCCTGCAAAGGGTAAAGATTTCGCAAATGGATTGGGACCTTGGATAGTAACTAAAGACGAATTGCCGGATATTAAGGGATTGAGAGTTTACGCCAAGGTCAATGACGAAGTCTGGTGTGATACAAGAGCAGAAGATATGCAATGGAGTTTTGAAGACATGATTGCATATGTGTCTCAAGATGAGTACATTAGATCTGGCGATGTTTTCGGAAGTGGTACTGTAAGTGGATGTACTGGGTTAGATATAGGCAAATCGTTAAAGCCAAATAGCAGTATAGAACTATACGTGGAGAAGATAGGGATTCTGAAAAATATCATAGTAAAAAATCAGTAA